Part of the Musa acuminata AAA Group cultivar baxijiao chromosome BXJ3-10, Cavendish_Baxijiao_AAA, whole genome shotgun sequence genome, GACATGGAATTTAATTGTTCCATTGGCTATGTTGTCCTTCTAATGCTTTCTTGATCAaagtttcttttccttctccgAGTGTTCTGTTCAAGATTGGTCTTATTATTTGCTTAAGAAAGGCATAATGGGTTTGATTAAAAAAGtcaagaattttcttttttttcccaaaatttggcattttttaaaaaatatggaATTAAGTCTTTCCGGGAACATTTTTTAACCAGTGACTTTTATGGTATAATTTagtgattcttcttgcttcagcTCATCTTGCAGGAGTCTTCAGTTGCTTTAGGTCCATCTATAGGGCTGTTTTCTTCAGTTTCAGATATATATTGTCTTTCTATAAAATCTGGTGGAGTTTTTATCTTTGTCTTGTTGTTATTATGGTCAAGCAATCATTTTGGTTTAGGAGATAAAGGCTTTAAGAATTGATTGGTCACCATAATCCTTATAACTCTTCTATTTTAACCAAGAACAGGTCTTTTCTATTATGGCTGATTGTAAAtaactcttaaaaccttttgaggTACCTCAAAACAAATTCCACCTGCATTATATTCTAAGAACACTTTAAGACTAGTCTCATTCTGACAATTTGATGCAAAATGATTGCAATTACGTATCTGAGActttaaaaatatacatgcatATTCACTGATGCCATAAATGCACAACTATACTTCAAGTTAACCTTCAGAGGATGCCACTTAGTTGAACTAGTTGAAAATTGCTTTTTCCGAATTCCAAGTTGTCAAATTTTTTTTAGCTAAATTTGTATTTTAGGACACCCACAATGATTATTTGATACCTTACTGTCCCTTTATAATGCCTAGGAATCCAGGTTCCGCACCAATCTGATAGTGGCATAACACAGCTCTTAATATGAATTTTACTTCTTTGATCTCTTGGAGACTATATAGACAGTGATAGAGGCAAGTATATGATTCATAATTACAGAAAAGAGTATTTTTTTAATACTACCATCAGTCTTTAAGTCAATTGAGAGGCAGGTGATGATAAAGTTGCACCAAGTGTGAACCTAGAAATTCAGATCAAAGTTAAACATGTATCAAATTTTGTTCCCTATCACACTTGTTGAGATATGgaactttttctctttttcatcttCTATCCATATTTTGATGCATCAAgacaatgaaaaagaaaaactataatCTGAaaatcttgaatatctctaagaaGAAAATGATTGTGTGAATTTAGCCAAAATGAAATTTAGCAGATTGAACATGCATATTGGAGGTTTTTACCAGTTCATACATCCATCTGATGAATAGCTGCATGATGTGCTGTTCTACTTTTCCTCTAGTTACTGTGGTTATCATAAATATCTCCAAATTTACCATCAATGGTAAGGGGGATAGCCACTAGTTGACCACAAAACTGATTGACAGACCATTCCTCAGTGGAATATCATCTGATAGATTATTCAGACATGTATTTCTTCTATGAGAACAAAAACAGTTTGGATGAATAAACTCATTAGCTATCATTTACTGATGCAGTTTGTTGGCAACAACATTAGAAATGTAAAGGTTTCATTAGTTATGAAGTCTGgattgtatataatgaaataaaCATTAAGTGTAAGTTCCATGTACTGTATTTCAACTTTGAGCACTTTAAATCTGTTGAAAAACTATGGAGGAGACAGTCACTCATGCCAAAATTTACAACTTCAAAtgtttttgataattaattagttTGATTTGATATGATGTTTTTTCAAATTATGAAACTTTAACGATTTCTATATGTCGGCTTTTATCAAAGTTCCAGGATTTTTACTCTCTGGGACTGATGATGTTATTTGTTGCAAGATTTCATTATACTGCACTTTAATTCTCTACATTCTTTTAAGGTGTATACTTTGACGGTTTGACCTTTCCACTCTGTGATGGGCATTCTATAGATATTGAGGAACCTTCTATAACCTGCATTAGGAACTATACTATCTTATAGACTCCTGGAATTTGTGGTTTTAGTTTAGTTGGTTAATAAAGATCATGGTATTTGTATCTTACATCAGTGAATTTTTTTATCATGTTATTATTACATGTATTTCATTTTGATCTGTAAATTTTATTGTTTGCTTGTTTATGATCATTCTGCTAGATACAGCCTtatcaaggtctgtcataccgaagtgTACCGTCCGTTTCaggcggtacatatcggtccgacAGATTACCGGTACACGCATCGCCCggtaccgctatagtgctacagtattatactgtagcactgctacagtgctacagtactatattgTAGCACTTCTATAgtatgaaaaagtataaaattgttcggtacaccaaggtgtaccactcggtatgccctgatgtattgcccggtacactggtaccgtaccgtaccgagcccgagtcgaaacgtcggtatggtacagtacggCGAACCTTGAGCCTTATTGTTGCCTACAGTGTAAATTTTAGTATTAGTTTCCAGTAGGAAGATGTCTCATATTGTGAGCTCCACCACTTTAGTGCTCTTGAGAAGAGTTATAAAGGCACTTGTAGCCAACAAGTTGCCTTAATCTTAGAATTAACTCCTCCACGGTACATGCTCACTCATGAAATAAATATGTTTTCAGAAAACTGATACATTCTTCTCTCTCATGACTGCCTGTTGCTGGAAAATTATGTTATTATCTGTTTTCCAATTTTTACTTCAGAagtatattttaatatatgattaaTTGCCATAATAGTTGCAACCCCAATCATTTCAACTTTCAGCTCTTTGAACAAGTTGTCTAAGCATACATTTAGTCACTGAGTAGTTTGCTAGAATGGCTTAGATTAAAAGATTGAACACAGCTACATGTCGACAATAACATTCTGAATTTTCACATGATATTCTTTTTTGAATCTGTTGAACCTGACTCGGTTGTTGATCAACAATATTCACCTAAAGCCTGATTGATTTGTAAAGATAGATTATAGGATTGCAAGCATACAATAGATCTCATCACAAATGCTTTCCTCCCACTATTTGCAATGTGAACAGCCATGGAGGTTCTGCAATATCAAGATTCGGATCATGATAGTCTTTTGCGTATTGTTGAACTTGATGTATGGTGCCACCATAAATTTGATAAAGGTGACCTAGAGTCCTTACAGAGATCTAAGCTGTATATCCCTCCCGGACTTAAGTTTTCTACACTTAATTGTCTGTCATGATTGACAGTTATGAAAATAGTGAGTTCTGCAATTTGCACATATGGTCCAGTAAATTGGTCTTTCTGCCACATCTCAAGTATCAACCATCTTGCAAAATGAAATTGATAAATGTTTCCTCAAGTGGACTATGGCATTTGGCCACTATATTTCACAGTTTCTAAGCTGTTGCTGATGTTTTGTATGGTAGCTTCATTCAAACTTCAGGTTGGTTTGGTTTATTTGAACTGGCTTGGGTTTTAGCAAAGTGCAATGGCACATAATTACTATCCACTTGATTAATTTCTCATGCTTCTAATTTTAGATCATTCAACAATGACAAGCCTAATCTGAAATATCCAGTTCCATGGCTGCAGTGGCAACAGAATGTTCCAAAAGCTAACATAAGGAAAATATTTGGACTTTTTGAGTATGAATGACAAAGAGTTGATTAGTATTTAATCATCATTCTATCTGAAATTACTGGAAAGATGCAACAGTCTTACCACATAAACATTATGGTATATGCATTGGAATTTCCATCATATTGTTATAATTCACAGAAGAATTTGTTCAGAGAATAACAGTCAATCGCTTTAGTTAGGCGCAGTTGGGCCAACTCACAGGATATAAGATGAGCTCTTATACTTAAATTCTGTGATATATTGGTGCCCATCTATGAGCATAAACCTGCAGAGACACATTACTAGGGATTCTTTAAGATAAGCTCTGATAcataaattttatgatacatTGGTGCCCACCTATGAGTACCTGCAGACACAAGTTTCTATATGGTTTCTTTTTCATGCACtaagaaaaaagaaatgaaagGATAATATAGTTATTATATAACTAGGATTAGAATATATGTATGAAAATAAGGTAACACTAGCTTGGAGTTGGGTTATATATTATGACCGAGTAACTTTAGACTTAATCAGGATAGCCTCTTGTTTGTGTTACAGTAATTTTATCTTTATTGCTCCATACTTAATAAGTGCTTGTTTgaagacaataaaaaaattatgcagAAATGGAGAGATAAAGGAAAGGTGTGCATGGCATGTTGCATTCCTTACCAGAAACATAAACTGGATGAGTCTCAAGGTTAGCACACAGTTTTAGTGCTTTTGGTGCTATGGGTTGGATGGTCCTTGAAAACCATATCCGAAGTTTGATGATGTGATTTTTTTGTCGTGCTTCGAATTTTCGAAGCTTGAATCTTAAACATCTCATTCATGACATAATTGACTAGTTGGCATATGAAACAAGCTTGATATCaaactagaatggtcatcaagagTAGTAAGTCTGTACTATTTAACGTTGATTTTTACCTTAAGTTCAGTGTTACAGTATGGCTTATACTGCTTCATGTTGTCCACTATGCCCaagcttttttcttttaatttttcctttcctctcttacttgCTGACATTCACTTGACCACCACCACCTTCTTCAAAAGGAATATTAGCAAGTTTTAAGGACCACCATGTTGATTCCTTTATTGTTATATAGCATTGTTTTTTATGTCAATTGGGTATCATGTTCAGTCCAGATTCAACTGTGCTTtcttaaaatattaattagtaTGTCATCAAGGAGGCTTCTCTCTCACACACATGCACATGTGCACACACACACAGATTGAAGGGAGCAGCTATTTTACACCTAAACTAAAATATGCTGTTTCCATGTTCCTTTACATTTCCAGCCATTTAATTGGATCATGCTGGTTCAAGTGACCTGAATACAAAGACAACCTGTGATCATTCAATTACCATGGTAGTGCTGACTGAGTCTGGTATCCTTGTTGATCAACACTTCAGAATGGTTCGGTTCTTCAACCAACCTTGTATTATTTAAACCTTTGTTATGTCAAGCTAATGAACTCAGATACTTATTTGATGCCTTTCACATCCTGTTAGATCAATGCATCATGAGCAAGAACAACTACTAACTCATTAATAATCCTTCTGACTACTGGATTCTTATGCAGTTTTGTAGATACATTGACTTTGTAGATTGTATTATTTTCATTCAattagaagcttcaagtacattaatGTCCCTCTTTCTTAGTTCAGTATCATTATTGGTACGTACTACCTCTCCACATACTGAGAATCTTCAGCAAAATGATATTCTTTTCAAAATCCTACTTTGGAAAATACTATATATCAGCCACTTAATGAATGCCATGCATCAAACTTCTTCCATTGAGGTGTTTTTTTTCTTGTAAACATGATTCCATTTCGCCAAAGCCTTAAGAATGTTAAAAGTATGCTATGCGATCATGCTATCCTTGAGATGGAACTGTAAGGAGTACTTCTATTCAGAACATCTTGTCAAACCATGATGAGCATGCATGATTAATATGACATCACCACAATCATGTAAACTCGTCAGGTAAGTTTGTGAAATTAGTGAGAGAAATGTTTTTTACACTACCAAACCAAGGATTTAAATCTTGGTTATACATCAATTTCAGTAtattaagaaatatattaatcACATAGTCTGGTATTGTTGgataaaataacataaaacaaaaatgaaTCATATGATACCGAGACATTTTGATACTGGTATTTGGCTGGAGCAGCATATATTGTTCCATACCAACCTTTATGGTTGACGATTGAGATACGGTGTCAAACATCCACATGTTTATGTGTTTGAATATCTACTTCGGCATTATTCTTCAATTAAGTTTTGTTTCCATTATTATTCCATAAATTATGGCTTAAGAAAATAAAGCACAATCatatagttcttaatggatttcctggGAGTTTGCCCAAGTGGGTGTAGGAAGCATTTTCTACTTGGTAACTAAATCATGGCCACTTTCAGATTGTTTGGTCATACGTGGGTGGATGGTTTGACCTTCCACAAGTGTATATTGATACATATCATGAGAATCAAAGAGCCCATAATGGAATCTATTGCACTTGCAAGCATTTAGAACCTATGTCTATTGTCATGGTTTCAGTGGAAACAACTAGGCATTCCCTGACCTCCGACAGAGGTTCTACATTTATTGTAGGTCATTATTTTCTTTAGTCCACATGGTAAAATTTTTTAATTACCATAATTGACAATGTGGTGTCTAAAAAACTGCACTCAGCTTGGATTCGTAGTGTGGTAAGATTAGATATGGATCAACTTTAAGCTGTTTGACAGGCTAAGAAAAATTTTGTGATGCACGAATATTATGGTGTTAATTGAAGTTTAATCTTCTATACATCATCTAGGTTAGACTTTTATATGTGACATTGTGAATTATGATACAAGTATTGTGATGCATATTTAGAGGCTGCTTTCATGCTAAGATTCTATTGTGTTCAATTTGCAGTGGAACAACATAATCACTATGCCAAACAGTATGCTTGAATGCAAGAGAAGAGATGTAATGATTCTGCATTCCAGTAGTGGGGCCAATATTATTCAAGGTGAATCAGTGGGCACATCTACAATCTTTCTTACACAACAGATTTTTGACAGGTATGCACTGACGCATTAGCTTTATTTTATTCCCGAAGATAATGCTATGATAATTGGGAGCACCACCACCCAAATAAAAGGTGCAAGGCCGAAAGCTCTTGGACTAGAACATTTCCTTGTCACTACTTTAATTGCCCTGTGGCAGCCACACAGTCTCACCATCTTGCATGATCACTCTTGCAATTCCCATATGTGATATTTATCATGCCCTTGTTTGGGAGACATCTGATGTTAGATATCATGCATCCATATCTTCAGTAGAAAATAGTTGAAGGTTGAAAGAAAATTGTGATGTTCCTACTACCCCTCTCATCTCCTTCTTAAAGGCCTTGTCATGTGGAGTGTGGCAGCAGAGTTTGAGGTTACATACATTGATGAAACACACACTTTGAGGAAGACAAAGTGGTTTTGTTGAAACACTTTGTACTCTTTACAAAACAATATTTTGGGCCATTCCTACTTGTAGGTTTTCTGATATAAACCTTTTTCATGAAAAAAGCTTAATTCCTGTTAGTTATAATGGATTTGTGCTGGCTTTGACATTATAATATAATCCATATTGAAGTATTATTGGTGTTTGCAGTAATTAGTGATTTTGAGTAAAATCCATGAAATTTAGTTGGTTGTTCCCAACTAAAAATACCAAGTACTGAAGTAACACATGTTTCCTTATCAACAGCAGACTGTTCAGTAGATTAGTCTATTACTTGCACGAAAACACCTAAGTTCCGAGGTCTTGGTTTCAGTAACTGGTGTGTCAGCTCTCCATCCAAATCTGCCCCGTAATCTGAAGATTACATAGATTTCCATATATATCATCAGCATAATGTTTTGTTCATATCACCTTCATTGATTGATATCCATTACCTGAAGAACTGTCTGCTGATGAATAATAATCTACCTTGATGGGAGAGTGATTCTtagaataaaaacatacatcagaaCAAGCTTTTTATATAGATAACAGAGAACTTCCCACATTTCTGTAGTTGTTACAGTAGATACCATGGATTAACAGAGATCGACTGATCTTTGTCGCAGGGACTAAGGACTCGCATGCACGATTTCACTACAATTTACAGAGAAAGACCATTCTGCGTCAACAGTTAGAGAGCAAGAGGTCAGTCATGGGATACAAGTCTTCGTCCTCCATCCTCCACAGCGACGCAGAACAGTCTTCCCATATGGGGGAACTCACCGGAGGGCATTCCATGTTGCAAGCCGATCCGCCCTTGTATTCGTCAAAGCTCAGCTGGCTGACGGATTCCGATGCGGCGATCTCATTCCAGATCTGATCCATGGTGTACCCCTTCCCTTCGTTATCGTTCACTTCAAGCCCTGAGATCAACGAGGTTCCCTCTGCAGTGCTGCAACCTTCATGCTTTTCCGCCCTGAGCTCCGAGATGTTACTAGAGGACGAGGAAGACGGCGAGGGAGCCGAGCTCGTCCGCCGCTCCTGTGCCTTCTTCCTCATGTGCgtcctccagtagttc contains:
- the LOC104000922 gene encoding myb-related protein MYBAS1 isoform X1, which encodes MANAPPTGAAAATRKGPWTEQEDLQLVWFVRLFGERRWDFLAKVSGLNRTGKSCRLRWVNYLHPGLKRGRMTPQEEHLVLELHAKWGNRWSRIARRLPGRTDNEIKNYWRTHMRKKAQERRTSSAPSPSSSSSSNISELRAEKHEGCSTAEGTSLISGLEVNDNEGKGYTMDQIWNEIAASESVSQLSFDEYKGGSACNMECPPVSSPIWEDCSASLWRMEDEDLYPMTDLLLSNC
- the LOC104000922 gene encoding myb-related protein MYBAS1 isoform X2; amino-acid sequence: MDGAGGPSTGLNRTGKSCRLRWVNYLHPGLKRGRMTPQEEHLVLELHAKWGNRWSRIARRLPGRTDNEIKNYWRTHMRKKAQERRTSSAPSPSSSSSSNISELRAEKHEGCSTAEGTSLISGLEVNDNEGKGYTMDQIWNEIAASESVSQLSFDEYKGGSACNMECPPVSSPIWEDCSASLWRMEDEDLYPMTDLLLSNC